A genomic region of Palaemon carinicauda isolate YSFRI2023 chromosome 22, ASM3689809v2, whole genome shotgun sequence contains the following coding sequences:
- the LOC137616318 gene encoding uncharacterized protein, translating to MKTPVLMIIISVCTTIAGKNPSPSPDSEFLVKPSNVTVPEGEQVILKCKIAHKVQLCRWYFLELDLKFFDKRVTPLEVKEFSPNGRNDCSIIIPKVRKIQEGQWLCQALKFQTSKFIMSDPVVVRVITESESATWEPPKYNATDYPPRNGRREEETFSPNEVGFKEGGLKFQSTDEDIIKDVFIQETTVLKCHVNQPIEACAWIMPSGENVTAIPDQYPTNQTNTLSGFRVIGNLSEGNCSLEIYNIESYHEGNWHCIVRAINSGRNVQGPLQHLHILDRDTASQHRHDGMPPADVNNDQANLLVISLVTIAGILFIIVLLLLMLLYKRLKGSQDERQRILQTSPRNSLDLQDKNLSTNDLTSSSVIAVEPRKKIPFDDYQRGYYNQYLDMSGSGSNAGDGYIMMPGSSIRSSTSSRTTLSTLSTLPISRARSASNSTTDSGIFPHLTTIIDNPSYNPGTISDRRLPHRPDSVYSNDHVYEEIKEKIDDFINKMENIPEVNSPTYTNTAKDSDGYLVPKLSPLNSMPEKTEEKDLSESIVKSPLPDTCTNDEHKQNIQCANKPDKAPSYSVVGSNDLVPTTSTYQIHQDPQPGYSKVGEDTQKQSDPMEKYDVPRPIPELPVSNYDTPKPNPTPVNSQSNTTLQSTISIDELSGIIV from the exons TATGTACTACTATAGCCGGCAAAAATCCATCGCCTTCACCTGATTCAGAGTTCCTTGTGAAACCATCAAATGTAACAGTGCCAGAGGGAGAGCAAGTTATTTTGAAATGCAAG ATTGCACATAAAGTTCAATTATGTCGCTGGTACTTCTTAGAACTGGACCTAAAATTCTTTGACAAGCGTGTCACACCCTTGGAAGTTAAGGAATTCAGCCCTAATGGCCGCAACGACTGCTCAATCATAATACCCAAG GTACGAAAGATACAAGAAGGACAATGGTTGTGTCAAGCACTCAAGTTCCAGACATCCAAATTCATCATGAGTGATCCTGTTGTTGTTAGAGTTATAACAG AGTCAGAAAGTGCAACGTGGGAGCCTCCCAAATATAATGCTACAGATTATCCACCTAGAAATGGTCGTCGTGAGGAAGAAACTTTCAGTCCAAATGAG GTTGGATTCAAGGAAGGGGGCCTAAAGTTTCAATCAACAGATGAAGATATCATTAAAGATGTTTTCATCCAGGAAACCACTGTTCTGAAGTGTCATGTTAATCAACCTATAGAAGCATGTGCTTGGATTATGCCAAGTGGAGAAAACGTCACTGCTATACCAG ACCAATATCCTACAAATCAAACCAATACTTTATCTGGATTTAGAGTCATTGGTAACCTAAGTGAGGGTAACTGTTCTTTGGAAATATACAACATCGAAAGTTACCATGAAGGAAACTGGCACTGCATTGTACGTGCTATAAATTCAGGACGCAATGTACAAGGACCCTTGCAACATCTCCATATACTTGATCGTGACACTGCATCACAACACAGGCATG atGGAATGCCGCCTGCAGATGTGAATAATGACCAAGCAAACCTCCTCGTTATCTCTTTAGTGACCATCGCTGGAATTCTTTTCATCATTGTTCTTTTACTTCTTATGTTATTATACAAGAGACTAAAAGGATCTCAAGATGAAAGGCAAAGAATTCTTCAAACTTCCCCTCGTAACAGCTTAGACTTACAAGACAAAAACTTATCAACAAATGACTTAACCTCTAGTTCAGTCATCGCAGTAGAACCaaggaaaaaaataccatttgatGATTACCAAAGAGGTTATTATAATCAGTATCTAGACATGAGTGGCTCGGGGTCAAACGCAGGTGATGGTTACATAATGATGCCAGGATCTAGCATAAGGTCATCCACGTCTTCCAGAACAACACTTTCCACGCTCTCCACTCTTCCTATAAGTCGAGCTCGCTCTGCCAGTAACAGTACAACCGATAGTGGAATTTTTCCCCATTTAACTACAATAATTGATAATCCATCTTACAATCCTGGTACAATTTCAGATCGCAGATTACCACATCGTCCTGACTCAGTATATAGCAATGATCATGTGTATGAAGAGATAAAAGAAAAGATTGACGATTTTATCaacaaaatggaaaatattccTGAGGTTAATTCTCCTACTTACACCAACACTGCAAAAGACAGTGACGGGTACCTTGTCCCAAAATTATCACCATTGAACTCTATGCCAGAGAAAACTGAGGAAAAGGACCTTTCTGAGAGCATTGTGAAAAGTCCTCTACCTGATACATGCACAAACGATGAACATAAGCAAAACATTCAGTGTGCAAATAAACCTGACAAAGCACCATCTTATTCAGTAGTTGGGTCCAATGATCTTGTTCCAACTACTTCAACTTACCAAATTCATCAAGATCCTCAACCTGGATACTCAAAGGTCGGGGAGGATACTCAAAAGCAATCGGATCCCATGGAAAAATATGACGTCCCTCGCCCAATTCCAGAACTTCCCGTCAGCAACTATGATACCCCCAAACCAAACCCTACCCCTGTAAACTCCCAATCAAACACCACTTTGCAAAGTACAATTTCTATTGATGAACTGTCTGGTATTATTGTGTAA